In Polyangiaceae bacterium, the DNA window TGAGCGAAGCGATGGACGTCGGCGTCGCCTTCGCCCGGGCGGGGATGGATTTTCTGTCCCTTTCCCGGGGCGGCAAGTTCGAGGACGCCAAGCAGCCGAAGGTGGGCTGGGCCGCCTACCCCTACACCGGCAAGAGCGGCTGGGAGTGCATGCCGACGACGCTGGCCGACCCCCGCGGACCGTTCGGTCGCAACGTCGACGCCGTATCCCGGATCCGAAGCGCAGTTCGCGGCGCCGGCTTTTCGACGCCGGTGGTCGTGGCCGGTGGCATCGCCACCTTCGAGCAGGCCGAACGTATCCTCGAACGCCAAGACGCCGACGTCATCGCGTCGGCGCGACAATCCTTGGCGGATCCCGACTGGTTCGAGAAAACGCGCCTCGGCCGCGGCAGCGAGGTGCGCCGCTGCGTGTTCACCAACTACTGCGAAGGCCTGGATCAGAAGCACAAGCAGGTCACCTGCAAGCTGTGGGATCGCGAGGCGCTCTCGGAGCCCGACGTGACGCTGGACAAGAGCGGTCGCCGGCGGCTCACGGCGCCCAGATGGGAGCCCGAGTGAAGCGCCGGCTCCTGCTGCTGGCAGCGCTGTTCTGGGCCACGCCCGGCATGGCCGAGGAATCGGCGCCGGTGCGCGTCCGAGCCCAGGCGGCGTGCAGCGACAGCGACGCCTTCTTCCAGGAGATCCTCGCTCGCACGCCCCGCGCGCGCCGCGCGAACGAGGGCGAAGACGCCACGCGCTTCGATTTGACGATCGAAGCGCGGGACGGAAAGTTCCGCGGGGAGCTGGTGGTGGAGAGTGCGGAGGGTGGTCGCGCGACGCGCCGGGTCAGCGCCGCCACCTGTGAAGACGTTTCCCAGGCGCTCGCGTTGGTGGCTGCGCTCGCCATCGATCCCGAAGCAGGGACGCGAGGGAGCGCGCCGGAACCCGCCGTAGCGCCGACTCCGACGGCGCCGCCCGCCGAGCCCGCGCCGACCGTGACGTCCGCTCCCGCCGTCGTTTCCGCGCCGCCCCGACAAGAAGAACCCCCGGAGGATCACTTTCAGATTTTTGTTGGTGTCGGCGCGGAAGCGACCGGTGGCGCCGTGCCGGCGCTGGGCATCGGAGAGCGGGCCCTGGTCGGCGCGGGCTGGTCGTCACCGAGCGTGGTGTCGCCGACGCTGTGGCTCTCTTTCGCGCGCGTCACGGGACACACGGAAACCGACCTCGGTCGCGCGGACATGACCCTCGTCGCGGGTCGCCTCGAAGGTTGCCCAGTGCGCCTCACGCTCGGTCCGCTCTCGGCGCTGCCCTGCGGCGGGGCGGAGCTCGGGCGTCTTTCGGGCCAGGGCAGCGGCATTCGAAACCCCAACGGCGGCGCTGCGTGGTGGGCGGCGGCCACGGCTCGGGGCGCCCTCGAGCTGCGCCCGGGGGCCGGCCTGGCGCTGGCCCTGAGCGGCGGCGCTTTGCTGCCAATTACTCGAGATCACTTCGTTTTCGTCGATGCCGGGGCGGAACGGCTGGCCTTTCGGCCGCCGCCGGTGGCGGGCTTTTTCGGTCTGAGCCTCACGGCGGAGCTTTCGCCATGACGGATTTCGCGATCGATGTCCGGCGCCGCGGCCATGATGAGCACATGGCGGATGGAGCGTCGGCCCGAGCCCGCGACGACCGCACTTCGGAGATCACCATTCGCTCCCAAGTGCAGCAGTCGGACGACGCGCGCCTGACGTCCCTGGTGGAAGCGAGCTTCGACTTCGTGTGGCGGACCCTGCGGCGCGTGGGGATTCCGGAGAGCGACGCGGACGACGCGGCGCAAGAGGTGTTCCTGGTCGCGGCGCGTCGGTTGGGCGACATCGAGGTCGGGCGCGAGCGCGCGTTCCTGGTGGGCACGGCGCTCCGCGTGGCCTCCACACGGCGGCGCTCGGCACGCCGGCGCCCGGAGGCACCGGACGAACGCGTCGGCGAGGCGCGGGACCCGGCGCCGGATCCCGAGACCTTGGCGAGTCGCAGTGAGGCTCGCCGAACCCTCGACACCGTGCTCGACGAAATGTCCGAAGAGCTGCGGGTCGTGTTCGTGCTCTTCGAGCTGGAAGAGCTTCCGGCTCCCGAAATCGCGACGCTGGTGGGCATTCCCACCGGCACTGTCGCCTCGCGGCTGCGGCGCGCGAGAGAGTGCTTTCATGCTGCCGTGCGGCGCTTGCGTGCGCGCGACGCGGCAGGAGGTGGGTCACCATGACCGAGCTTGTTCCGCTGCTCCGAGGCGAAGCCGATGAGCTGGAGATGCAGCTGCTTTCGTCCGCTCGACAAGATGCGCCCTCGCCGGAGGCGCGCGCCCGCACCCTGGCGGCGCTGGGAGTCGGAGGCGCCATCGTGACGACGGCCGCGGTCACGGCCGGAAGCGGCGCGGCCGGCGGCGGCGCCGCGACGGCGGGCAGCGCGACGGCGAAGCTCGGCCTCGCGGTGGTGGTGAAGTGGGTGGGCATCGGCTTGCTCGCCGGCACCGTGACCAGCGTGGGCGCGACGGCGGTCACGTCGGCGCCAGGGCGCGCCGTCGTGGTGGAAGACACGGAAGCGCCCGCGGCGCCCGCGGCGCTGCCCGCCGTGAGGACGCCCAAGGTCGCGTTCGCCGCCACAGCGGAGCCCGAGCGCGCTCGAGGCGAAGTGGCGGTGGCGTCGGCGTCCGCCGCACCAGAAGCAGCTCCGGAGCCCGACGTGGCGGCGGAGGTCGCGCTCTTGGATCGCGCTCGCGGCGCGATGGCCCGGGGCGACAGCGCCGGCGCCATCGCTGCGCTGCGAAAGCACGACGCCGAGTTCAAGAACGGCACGCTGAATCCCGAAGCGGACGTGCTGCGCATCGAAGCGTTGCTGGGGCGCGGGGACAGCGCCAGAGCGGCGGGCGCTGCCCGGGCGTTTCTCGCCAGCCACGGCGAAAGCCCGCTGGTGGGCCGCGTGCGCAAGCTGCTGCAAAAGGCGCAGGCGGCGGAAAAGCCCGCCCCCGTACCCATGAAGGCGGCGGCTTCGCCGGCGCCCGCGCCAGAGCCCGTCGCCCCCGAGCCGGCGCCGGCGGCCCCCGCCACGGCCTCGTTTCCGGTGCAGTAGCGCGTTTTTCGTGATCGTCACGCTGGGCCCTGGCCATCACGCTAGCGAGGTGAAGGCATGAACCGCTTCTTGGGACTCGGGCTTTCGGCGCTTTTGGCGCTCACGGCGTGCAGCGGCAAGCACGTGGAGTTGGGCGACACCGGGACCGGCGGCAACGGCGGCAACGGCGGCACGAGCGGCAATGGCGGCACGAGCGGCAACGGCGGAACCGGTGGCGTGATCCCGCCCGGCCCGAAGAGCGACCAGCTCGATCTGCTGTTCGTGGTGGATAACTCCATCTCCATGGCGGACAAGCAGCAGCTCCTTGCGGACGCTATGCCGGAGCTGATGAGCCGGCTCACCAATCCGCGCTGCGTCAACGCTGCGGGGGAACCCATCGCGCAGCCGCAGTCGCCCACCGACACCTGTCCCAAGGGCAGCCAGCGCGAGATCTCCCCGGTCCGGGACATGCACGTGGGCGTGATCTCGTCCAGCATCGGCGCTCATGGTGGCGACGTGTGCGGCGGGGGAACGGAAGGCCAAGACGACCACGCGCACCTGATCGCGACGGTGCGCTCCGGCCTCAGCAGCTACCAAGACCAGGGCTACCTGGTGTGGGATCCCGACGGCAAGAGCGGCGGCATGACGGACTCCGCCCAGCTGGTGCAGGCCACCACCGAGCACGTGCTCGCCGCCGGAGAGCTCGGGTGCGGCTACGAGGCGCCGCTGGAGGCGATGTATCGCTTCCTGGTCGACCCGGAGCCCCCGGCCGGTGTCATCGTCGGAAACACCGGAGAGAGCGAGATCACCGGCATCGATCAAGAGGTCTTGAGCCAGCGGCAGAAGTTCCTCCGACCCAGCTCGATCCTCACCGTGGTGTTCCTCACGGACGAGAACGACTGTTCCATGCGCGACGACCAGCAGTCCTGGCTGGTGTCCACGAGCGGGTCCAACATCCCCCGCGCCACCAGCGCGTGCGCCGTCGACCCCGACGACCCCTGCTGCCAGAGCTGCGGCGAAGCGCCAGGTCCTGGCTGTCCCGACGTAAACGACGACCCCGAGTGCCAGAAAGGCGCCTACGACCAGACCACCGAAGACACCCCCAACCTGCGCTGTTGGGATCAGAAGCGGCGCTACGGTGTCGACTGGCTCTACCCCGTGGATCGCTATCTGAAGGGTCTCACCAGCAGTCAGATCGAAAACCGCGCGGGGCAGCTAGTCCCCAACCCGCTGCTCGCCGCCCGTGCGCCCGGGCAGATCGTGGTCACCGGCATCGTGGGCGTGCCCTGGCAAGACCTGGCCACCCCGGAGACCCTCGCCGGGTCCGCACCGCTGGCGCTCCAGAGCAGCAGCGCGCTCCAGTGGGCGTGGCTGGTGCCTACGGGCAAGACGCCCCCGACGGACCCCCTGATGCGAGAGTCCGTGGACCCTCGTACCGGCACGCAGCCGTCCACAGGCCAGGCCCTGGCTCCACCCACTGCTGGTCCGGGTGCGAATGGCTCCAACGGCCACGAGTGGTCCCCGGAGCACGACGACCTCCAGTACGCCTGCATCATGCCGCTCAAAGAACCCCGGAACTGTCAGAGCGCGACAGGAGGCTGCGACTGCAAAAGCGCGTGGGAGCCCGGATACTCCAAGAACAGCCCGCTCTGTCAGGTCCCCGGCACCGGCGAGTACACAGGCTACCAACGCTTCGCCAAGGCCTACCCCGGCACTCGGCACCTACAGCTCTTGCACGGCCTCGGCGACCGCGGCGTGGTCGGCTCGGTGTGCGCCAAGACCATCGAGGGCAGCGTGCGGGACGTCGGCTATGGCTATAATCCCGCCTTCACCCGCACCCTCCAGCGCCTCGAGCTGCTCTTGAAGTAGCGGCTATCGTTTGTCAGGCGTCGATCGCGGGGGGACAATGCTGGCATGACCACTTGGCTTCGCCGCACGACGCTCTTCGCCTTGTCCACCGTGGCTGCCGCGAACCTCGCCTCCGCGTGCTCCGCATCCAACGACCAAAACGGTCCCGGCGCGGGCGCCAGCGGCGCGACCGGCGGGACCAGTGGGTTTGGCGGAAGCGGCGGAACCGGTGGGACCAGCGGTACCAGCGGCAGCGCGGGAACGGGCGGCATCATCCAGATCGAAGGCGGCGCGGGCGACGGCTCCACCGGCTTCAACGGCGATCCCAAGACGTGCCAGCAAGCCGCGGATTCCCACACCTACCTGGGCTGCGATTTCTGGCCGACGGTGGTGGCCAACAACGTGTGGGAAATCTTCGACTACGCCGTGATCGTGGCCAACGCCGGCGACACCGCGGCGGACGTGACCATCGAAAAGGACGGGCAACCGGTGGCAACGGGCACCGTGCCTCCGAATGGTCTGCAGAAGTTCTTCCTCCCCTGGGTCAAGGAGCTCAAAGGTCCCCCCGCCAATGCCTTGGGCTCAGCCACGCCGCTGACCACCAGCGTCCGCGCACCCGGCGGCGCCTATCACCTCACCACCACGGTCCCGGTGACGGTGTACCAGTTCAATGCCCTCGAGTACCAACCGGCGGGCGGACCCGCGGGTAAGGATTGGTCCACCTGCCCCGGCAATGGCGGCGTCGGTTGCTTCTCCTACTCGAACGATGCGTCCCTGCTCTTGCCCAGCACCGCAGCCACGGGCAACTACCGCATCACCGGCGTCCAGAGCTGGCCTCAAGCCAACATGGGCGCCTACTTCGCCGTCACGGGGCTGGAGGACGGCACCACCGTCAAGGTGCAGGTGGTGGGCAGCGGACAGATCATTCCCGGAAACGGAGTCCCGGCAACCGCTGGTGGCGGCGTGACCAGCTTCCCCATCGGCCGCGGCGAGGTGGTCGAGGTGCTCGGCAACACCACGGGGGATCTGAGCGGTAGCTTGGTCCAAGCGGACAAGCCGGTTCAGGTCATCACCGGCATTCCCTGCATCCAGGCACCAATTGGCGCGCAAGCCTGTGATCACATCGAAGAGAGCGTATTCCCGGCAGAAACGCTGGGCACGCGCTACTTCGTCAATGCCCCGTCGGGCCCCAACGGCAATGTGGTCGGGCAGGTGGTGCGGGTCTACGGCAACGTCAACGGGACCCAGCTGAGCTATCCGGCGGGACAGCCCGCCGGCGCCCCGACCACCATCAACGACGGTCAGGTGGTGCAGTTCGGCCCCACCGACAAGGACTTCGAGATCCAGGGGGACCACGAGTTCGCCGTCGGCCTGTTCATGTTGGGCGGCAGCATCGTCGACCCCGGCGCCGCGGTCGGCAACCAGAAGGGGGACCCGTCCCAGAGCTTGGCCTTCGCCGTGGAGCAGTACCGCACCAAGTACGTGTTCCTGGCGCCGGACGACTACAGCGTGAGCTACGCCGACATCGTGATGCCCATCGATGCCAGCGCCACGTTGGACGGCACGGCGGTCACGCCGGGAGCTTCAGCGTTGGCCGCGGATGGCTACGCCGTGGCACGGGTCAAGCTCGGCGTCGGCGCCAGTGGTGCCCATGTGCTCATCTCCGACAAGCCCGTCGGCTTGCAGGTCGTCGGCTACGGCAACTACACCAGCTATCAATATCCGGGCGGTTTGAACCTGAAGGGCATCGCGCCGCCACCGCCCCCCATCAAGTAGGTCCGCTACTTCGCAGGGCCGGCCACGTTGGTGAAGCCGACGGCTTCCTCGCGATCGTCCCCACCCACCTGGAACTTCACCCACACGCGGCCGATAGCGGCGTCTACCTTGCTGACTTTGCCGGGCACGAAGGCGCCGAGCGTGGGCACCCGCACGGCGTCCCCGGCCTTGACCTTGGGCACCACCGGCACGTTCTCGCAGTCCTTCGCTGCCAACGCCTTCATCTTGCCCGCGAAGCCCAGACCCAGGATCTGATCTGCGTTGGCGGCCACGCGGATCCAGCGCAGCACCCGGCTCTTGTCGCTGCACGCCACGGTGGTGCCGACGGCGCCAGGCTTGTCCAGCACCCCGAAGCTGCCTTCCGGAAGCTGGTCCACCTTTTCGCCCCAACCGCTCGGGTTATCGAGGGTCATGTCCAGGTAGCGCACCTTCGGCTTTTCCGGCGTGCCGCCCTCCACCACGATGGCCCGCTGCAGCCCCGAGCCGCTGGCCCAGGCGGTGAGCAGAACGTCCCCGGGTTTCGCCGTGACCTTGGGCCCCACCGGCAAGATCAACAGGTTCGGGATGGTCAGCACGCGCCCCGAGAGCGTCTTCACCACGCTGGCCGTGGGTCCCGGTCGCTCGAGATGCGCGCCGTAGTAGATGAACGTCTGCTTGTCGCCGCCGATCTCCAGCGCTTCGTCGATGGCGTTACGCGTGGGCGTCAGCACGAACTCCCCCGCTTTGGCGGAGAGCTCGCCGTTCGGCATCTCGAAGGGCACGGCATCCGGCGCGTTCACCGTGGGCTCCGCCGCGACGCTGGCGGAGGGCGCGGTCGGGGCGGCTTTCTTGACCGCGCTCGTCACCGCAGGCGCCGGGGTCTCCTTGGGCGTCGCCGGCTCCTTCTTTTCGCAACCGGCAGCCAGGGCCAGTAGCACTGCACACACACACACACGTGAGGACATCCGGGCCTTGCTATAGAGCGGATGACCTAGGGCGAAAAGGGCCGTGCTACCCTCAGCGCATGCGTCCCGCCGCTCGTCCCAAGGTCATCATCCGGCACTGTGACACCTATGATGCGGAGCGCATCCGCCGCATCATCCGCGAAGGCCTGGAGGAGCTCGACCTGAGACCCCACGGCCGCACGTTGGTGAAACCGAACCTGGTGGCGTCGGGGCCGCTGTTCCAGCACGCCTTCACCCGTCCGGAGTTCGCCGAGGGCGTGCTGCTCGCGCTCCGGGACCGGGACGACGGCGCCATGACGGAGCTCGCCATCGGCGAACGCTGCGGCATCACCGTGCCCACTCGCGTGGCCTTCGAGGGCGCCGAGTACAACCCCATGATCAAGCGGCTGGGGGTGAAGCAGTACTTCTTCGAGGAAGAGCAGCAGCTCGAGATCCCCCTGTCTCACGAAGGTCGCCTGCGCGACTACCTGTTCACACCGGAGCCCGTGGCCAAGGCCGACTGCTTCGTGAACATCCCCAAGTTCAAGGCCCACCCCTGGACCACCGTCACCTTCTCCAACAAGGCCTACATCGGCATCCAGGACGATCGCCACCGGCTCATCGATCACGACCACCGGCTGGACGAGAAGATCGCGGACCTGCAGTACATCGTTCAGCCGGAGTTCATCGCCATCGACGCGATCATCGCCGGCGAGGGGCGCATGCTCACGCCCATCCCGCGCAAGCTGAACCTGATCGTGATGGGCAACAATCAAGTCGCCTTTGATAGCGTGTGCTGCGCCATCATCGGCGTGGATCCCGCCACCGTGCCGCACATCGCCCTACCCGCTGAGCGCGGCTTTGGCCCCCTCGATCTGGAAGCCATCGAGATCAGCGGAGACGTCACCCTGGAGCAGGCGAAGGAACGCGCCGAAGGTTTCTCCGTGGGCCTGGTCCGGGTGGAGAAGTACTTCGAGGGCACCCACATCAGCGCCTACGCCGGCCCGCCTCCGGAGCCGGAAGCCACGGATTACTGCTGGGGCGGCTGCCCCGGTGCCATCGAAGAGGCCATCGAAATCTTGCGTCTGTACGACGAGCAGGCGGACGAAAAGCTGCCGCACCTGCACGTGGTGTTCGGCGCCTATCAGGGACCCATCGACGCCAAGCCCGGGGAGAAGGTGATCTTCATCGGGGATTGCGCCACCTGGGAAGGGAACCTGGGCGAAAAGCTGGTGCAGATCCGTAGCAAGTACCAGGACCGTTCCCGCAAGGACCCGCACCACGCCAAGCACGAGGACATCTACGTGAAGATGGCGAAGGTCATGAAGAAGCTGAAGGAGAGCGCGGACGAGCAGTACGTGCGCTTCGAAGGCTGTCCCGTGTCCGTCGCGGAGCAGGTTCTGTTCCTGGTGCACTTGGGTGGCCTGAAGAACCCCTACGTGAGTAAGGACAACGCCTGGCAGTTCACCAAGAACTACCTGATGTGGCGGTCTTCCACCGCTTTGCAGCGCCTCACGGGCAAGCCGTACCAGAAGCACGGGCCCTGCCAGCGCGGCGAAGCAGCGCCGGAAGTGAGCCCCACGCCGCCCGGCGAATGATTGCTCAAGGGTTCAGCACCCGAGCCGTTCTTCGAGGCTGATGGCACGGTACGGATGCATGGTGTTTCTCGCTGCCGCGCTGGCGACCTTGGCGCCGGCGGGTGCCGCGGGGGAAAAGGCCAACGCACGGCAACTCCAAGGTGGGAGCAACGGAAAGCACGTACAGCTCGACGCCGAGCGGAGTCTGGATCTTTCGCCGGACGCCGAGCTCGTGCGCGAGCGCGGGCTGCGTCTCGATCTCGACGGCAACGGCTCCACCGTGTTGGTGGACGTGTATCGCTTGGTCAAGGGTCAGGTGGACGTGCGCTTCGCCGGCAAATCCAATACCGCGGTCATGATTCGCGCGCCCCGCCGGGTCACCGCGGTCGCGAAGGACGGTCACTACCGCATGCTCGCCGTGCCCGGGAGCGCCAGCGTCGCTGCCCTGGACAAGGACACCCTCGCCGCCGTGGGCAACGACTGGAAACCGCTGCACGCCGGCTGGGCCCGCAGCGTGAGCCCCGCCAGCGCCGGCACGCCGCGGGCGATCCTCGCGGCCCCCAACGCGCGCGCGGAGAGCGCGCTCATCATAGCGGCCGATGGCACCGCCAACGGCGCCGTGCGCTGGCAGAAGCTTTCCGGCGCAGCGAAGTACTTCGTGGAGGTGGAGCGCGATGGCGAGCGCATCCGATCCCGCGAGACCAAGGACGCCCGCGCGGTGCTCCCGGACTTGACCCCCGGGCGCTACGCCGTGCGCGTTTCGGCGGTCGATGCCTTCGGGCTCGCGGGCGCGAGCTCCGCGGACGCCCGCATCCAGGTCGTCGGTCTCGGGCTGCCGGAAGGCGCACGCGCCGAGGGCGACCACATCTGGCTCGGGCCGAGCCAGCGGGCAGCGTTGGTCGGCGCCGAGGGGCTGGAGATGACCTACGGAAAGTCGAGCTTCTTCGTTCCCGCGGCGCGCAGCGTGGGGCTGAGCCGCGGACGCGCCACCCTGCTCCGGCTTCGCGTCGCACCAACAAAGGAAGAAGCCCGCGTCCACCTCAATCCCATCGAGCTCGCCGCCAAGGTAGAGCTGTCTCCCAAGCTCGCGCGCTGGCCTCGAGACGAGGTGCGCGTCAGCGTCCACGTCACCGCCAAGGGCACGGACGTACCCAAGGTCACCCCCAGCGTCACCATCAACGGCGCTCCGACGAAGGTGAGCTGGAGCCGCAGCGGCAGCTCGCTCTCCGCGGTGGTTCCGCCGGAGAGCAGCGGCGGTCCGTGGGTAGTGCGGGTCGAAGTGCGCGGGCCCCGCGGCCGTGAGCTCGGTCGCGGTTTCTTGGAGATTGCTCCCTCCGCTCCCGAGCGCACTGCCTCCAACTGACGGGCTTGCGGCGCCGCACGCTCCCGCGCATGTTTCTGTCGTGCGCGCCCTGCTTCTCGGCTGTATCGCCCTCGTCTTCGTGGGCTGCAAGCGCGACACCGAACCGCCGGCCTCCGTCCCCACGCGACCGCCGCCGCTGACGGCGTGCCCACACTTCGCGCCGGGCAAGGTGACCGGCCGCGTGGGCGTGAGCGCACTGGTCGAAGCCTCCGGCATCGTGCAGAGTCGCCAGAACGTCGGCGTGTTGTGGCTCCACAACGACTCCGGCAACCCCGCAGTGTTGTTCGCCCTTCGCGAGAGCGGCGAGCCACTGGCAGCGTTTCGACTTTCCGGCGCCAGCTGTGCCGACTGGGAAGATCTCGCCATCGGACAAGAGACGGCCGGCGGCCCTTGGTACCTGTACGTGGCGGACACGGGCACCAATACCTGGCCGCGCAAGCGCACCGTCATCTACCGCGTGGAGGAGCCGCGGCTCACGGGCAAGGAGTCGCCCAAGGAAACCACCCTCGCGGGCGCCACCGCATTCGGCCTGCGCTACTCCGACGACGCCGTGCACGACGCCGAGACGCTGATGTTCGATCCCGTCTCGCGTTCGCTGTACATCGTCACCAAGACCACCACCGGCAAGAGCGGCGTGTATCGCCTGGCGCTGCCCCTCTCCACCGCCCACGACAACATCGCCCAGCTCGTGGGCGACATCGACACGCCCAGCAACGGCGAGCGCGGCAGCGAGCGGGCCACCGGGGGAGACATCTCTTCCGACGGGGGCTTGGTCGTGGT includes these proteins:
- a CDS encoding DUF362 domain-containing protein, yielding MRPAARPKVIIRHCDTYDAERIRRIIREGLEELDLRPHGRTLVKPNLVASGPLFQHAFTRPEFAEGVLLALRDRDDGAMTELAIGERCGITVPTRVAFEGAEYNPMIKRLGVKQYFFEEEQQLEIPLSHEGRLRDYLFTPEPVAKADCFVNIPKFKAHPWTTVTFSNKAYIGIQDDRHRLIDHDHRLDEKIADLQYIVQPEFIAIDAIIAGEGRMLTPIPRKLNLIVMGNNQVAFDSVCCAIIGVDPATVPHIALPAERGFGPLDLEAIEISGDVTLEQAKERAEGFSVGLVRVEKYFEGTHISAYAGPPPEPEATDYCWGGCPGAIEEAIEILRLYDEQADEKLPHLHVVFGAYQGPIDAKPGEKVIFIGDCATWEGNLGEKLVQIRSKYQDRSRKDPHHAKHEDIYVKMAKVMKKLKESADEQYVRFEGCPVSVAEQVLFLVHLGGLKNPYVSKDNAWQFTKNYLMWRSSTALQRLTGKPYQKHGPCQRGEAAPEVSPTPPGE
- a CDS encoding sigma-70 family RNA polymerase sigma factor; the protein is MADGASARARDDRTSEITIRSQVQQSDDARLTSLVEASFDFVWRTLRRVGIPESDADDAAQEVFLVAARRLGDIEVGRERAFLVGTALRVASTRRRSARRRPEAPDERVGEARDPAPDPETLASRSEARRTLDTVLDEMSEELRVVFVLFELEELPAPEIATLVGIPTGTVASRLRRARECFHAAVRRLRARDAAGGGSP
- a CDS encoding IgGFc-binding protein; protein product: MIQIEGGAGDGSTGFNGDPKTCQQAADSHTYLGCDFWPTVVANNVWEIFDYAVIVANAGDTAADVTIEKDGQPVATGTVPPNGLQKFFLPWVKELKGPPANALGSATPLTTSVRAPGGAYHLTTTVPVTVYQFNALEYQPAGGPAGKDWSTCPGNGGVGCFSYSNDASLLLPSTAATGNYRITGVQSWPQANMGAYFAVTGLEDGTTVKVQVVGSGQIIPGNGVPATAGGGVTSFPIGRGEVVEVLGNTTGDLSGSLVQADKPVQVITGIPCIQAPIGAQACDHIEESVFPAETLGTRYFVNAPSGPNGNVVGQVVRVYGNVNGTQLSYPAGQPAGAPTTINDGQVVQFGPTDKDFEIQGDHEFAVGLFMLGGSIVDPGAAVGNQKGDPSQSLAFAVEQYRTKYVFLAPDDYSVSYADIVMPIDASATLDGTAVTPGASALAADGYAVARVKLGVGASGAHVLISDKPVGLQVVGYGNYTSYQYPGGLNLKGIAPPPPPIK